The Panicum virgatum strain AP13 chromosome 5K, P.virgatum_v5, whole genome shotgun sequence genome has a window encoding:
- the LOC120707638 gene encoding transcription factor MYB4-like — protein MGRAPCCDKTSVKRGPWSPEEDELLRSYVQNHGTGGNWIALPHKAGLNRCGKSCRLRWLNYLRPDIKHGGYTEQEDRIICSLYNSIGSRWSIIASKLPGRTDNDVKNYWNTKLKKKAIAMHSQQQQEYYIHHQQQQHGSGGRARRGAGTPRSQCASMQPSPASASSAATAASPGDAACSFGPMYSSPSTLPQATAVLARYDGAATARLPPPPPQQQQQASSLAEFSHTPPQQAAAAAAATINTWAGGLAIDDMFLPELLGVGDFPPGDIFGGGLAPLLQDRGASSLQELAACYFPSAQAAEMWAAAEHVKPPPPAGLCHSLT, from the exons ATGGGTCGCGCGCCGTGCTGCGACAAAACGAGCGTGAAACGGGGGCCGTGGtcgccggaggaggacgagctGCTGCGGAGCTACGTCCAGAACCACGGCACCGGCGGCAACTGGATCGCGCTCCCGCACAAAGCAG GGCTGAACCGGTGCGGCAAGAGCTGCCGGCTGCGGTGGCTCAACTACCTGCGCCCGGACATCAAGCACGGCGGCTACACGGAGCAGGAGGACCGGATCATCTGCTCCCTCTACAACTCCATCGGCAGCAGGTGGTCCATCATCGCCTCCAAGCTGCCGGGCCGGACGGACAACGACGTCAAGAACTACTGgaacaccaagctcaagaagAAGGCCATCGCCATGcacagccagcagcagcaggagtactACATCCACCACCAGCAACAGCAGCACGGCTCGGGCGGCCGcgcccggcgcggcgccggcacaCCCCGGAGCCAATGCGCCTCCATGCAGCCGTCGCCTGCGTCTGCCTCGtccgcggccaccgccgccagccCCGGCGACGCGGCCTGCAGCTTCGGACCCATGTACTCCTCCCCGTCGACGCTGCCGCAGGCGACCGCGGTGCTCGCGCGCTATGACGGCGCGGCAACGGCGcgacttccgccgccgccgccgcagcagcagcagcaagcgtCTTCCCTCGCGGAGTTCTCCCACACCCCGCCGcaacaggccgccgccgccgccgccgccaccatcaacACCTGGGCCGGTGGCCTGGCTATCGACGACATGTTCCTGCCCGAgctcctcggggtcggcgactTCCCGCCCGGCGACATCTTCGGCGGCGGGCTCGCGCCGCTGCTCCAGGACAGGGGGGCGTCGTCCCTCCAGGAGCTCGCAGCGTGCTACTTCCCcagcgcgcaggcggcggagatgtgggcggccgcggagcacgtcaagccgccgccgccggccggcctgtgCCACAGCTTGACCTGA